From Paenibacillus graminis, a single genomic window includes:
- a CDS encoding transglutaminase family protein — protein sequence MNKSQVLQFYTEYTPNTDPFSLRYLFDELPSDLSGLCRLIKCQLIHPGMVKKVRHLLTSYTKNEDEKFYTIHDMLEALVERNANGIIDERLPRERLIVSCRYHSLLLISMLRSMGVPVRGRVGFARYLSEHQLKYIDHWICEVWNEGESRWIKVDPDMEIVDLQGDDFLLAGAAWLMARDKEINPQLFGVKKSWGMHYIRNNLCYDLHAVLGRELRYWDYPPICQKEIEDMDFEELQLLDEVSIYLQDPDAHFGQLQALFLENESLQFKG from the coding sequence GTGAATAAATCTCAGGTGCTGCAATTTTACACGGAGTATACTCCGAACACAGACCCATTCAGCCTGCGCTATCTCTTCGATGAGCTGCCAAGTGATCTGAGCGGGTTATGCAGATTGATTAAATGTCAATTGATTCATCCTGGGATGGTGAAGAAGGTAAGACATTTGCTCACTTCCTATACCAAAAATGAAGACGAGAAATTCTATACCATTCATGACATGCTCGAAGCATTGGTGGAACGCAATGCCAATGGAATTATCGATGAGCGGCTGCCCCGGGAACGCTTGATTGTCTCCTGCCGGTACCATTCGCTGCTGCTTATTTCCATGCTGCGTTCCATGGGAGTTCCCGTGCGCGGCAGAGTCGGATTTGCAAGGTATCTCTCAGAGCATCAATTGAAATATATAGATCACTGGATTTGCGAGGTGTGGAACGAAGGCGAATCGCGCTGGATCAAAGTGGACCCCGATATGGAAATCGTCGATCTTCAAGGGGATGATTTCCTGTTGGCCGGGGCTGCCTGGTTAATGGCCAGAGACAAAGAAATCAACCCGCAGCTTTTTGGCGTGAAAAAATCATGGGGAATGCATTATATCCGCAACAACCTCTGTTATGATCTGCATGCTGTGCTTGGCCGGGAGCTGCGGTACTGGGATTATCCTCCTATTTGCCAAAAGGAAATAGAGGATATGGATTTCGAGGAGCTGCAATTGCTCGATGAAGTCTCCATATATCTTCAAGACCCGGATGCGCACTTCGGGCAGTTGCAGGCACTTTTTCTGGAGAATGAATCGCTGCAATTCAAAGGGTAG
- a CDS encoding non-ribosomal peptide synthetase: MQNYNGLEIAVIGLAGRFPGASTISEYWDNLKNGVHSVRTFSVPELIAAGVEPDLAAKAEYVKAKGYLEAGNCFDARFFDYTPLEAELMDPQMKVFHECIWAALEDAGYAAEADQQLIGLFAGASPNHIWEGLMGLSGKSGVIGHWAASQLLDKDYLSLRIAHKLNLKGPALSVYTACSTSLVAVHMAAQSLLNGECDIALAGGVTVTLPEKSGYEYQEGMILSPDGKCRAFDADGKGIVGGDGVGAVVLKRLQDALDDRDQIYAVIKGSAVNNDGHQKTGFTAPSTIGQAEVIRTALKLAEVSPDSIDYIECHGTGTPLGDPIELEALELGYNPERRHACALGSVKTNIGHLDSAAGIASFIKTVLALKHTMLPPSLHFQTPNPVLNVIEKGFYINDRLTEWPRKNEPLRAGISAFGIGGTNAHIIVEQAPTLPESSAGREWQLLPVSAKTPSALAGLKKELERYSKAGQSRLEDIAYTLQVGRKHFPVRELVLVNRKSHRVLQFAEMATKKGTAGWEGAPVIFVIPDFTQHVWSGSELVELEQWYQEEPGARRFLNQALEIMNRLVPGRAALKPEDLRKREYNPVLAFGSYYAAGKLFIEWGLHPEAVIGRGKSQWLAGCLSGELSLEEAVRSFLLSLDDCGTEQPEADRRIVRREEIWLVLGAEEEVQPFLDKQSAKPQIIALDQLNTYSLMAAVGSMWLYGKDIKWRELYQYEQRNRLSLPTYAFDRQEFPVDTQLFNLKHLLNRPPSGKDCPPARSDDIGKWLYVPAWESAALPNYEGRMLSRDAVWLIFCDPAGLGAALDDLLKQQQIRCIIVEHAEHYGQITADHYRVNPLRSEEMDRLYRSLDTVPDHICYLWTVTSPMEPELANIEIGQQLFLHHILHLVQFLGAAAVAQEVHLQIVSNGLYSITQEEMLCSMKGLLLGAGKIIPYEYPNIKVCHVDFPLAEGDATRTREQARQMLREFQFEFPNKQVAYRGKSRWIESIQKPLFLASPGKVSLFKENPVCMITGGLGGMGLALAEYLAKQHTARLVLVGRSAFPPKSEWEQRLNRPEDAEITRIIRTLRSLEAAGAVIEVHSADISDFSAMQQVVAQAEARLGPITGVLHTAGVADYAGVIQRRTQAMTDEVLLPKVTGTIVLDTLFRNRKLDFFVLFSSIGNYIYGRKFGQVGYNAANEFLDAFVHYRLQHREGFTATINWNDWAEAGMSVKAMEKNRGLHKEVNDLQFEAEAITTEQGVNVFRYIMENQMNRVIVSALDLPALMEESNNISVEAILEQEAAVHAAEAGTAAVGSSTLTEAELQQQIAGIWSTVLGITAIGIDEDFFALGGDSLKAITILSLVFKKLGVKLPLPAFFHKPTIGEITRVIHEANRTTYAQIRHAPQKEGYPLTPGQKRLYFLSQMEKENKQYNNIIALQVKGPLNFGKLEACLNQLIRRHESLRTCFRRISGEWVQCIEEEVQLTLDVVAIHGTVNDKHIEDWIQSFDLAAAPLWKMGVFKESEHQHLIVFNIHHIITDGTSNAILIDEFTTLYQNDGNPGALPPLTIQYKDYAEWRNDGANISNEAAEAYWLDTFSGEIPLLQLPADFSRPAFKTYRGSAEMFSIPKEQVQEIKELAAQQEATLYMVLFAVWNIMLAKLSDQEEIIAGVPTSGRNHSDIERVIGMFVNTLPIRSRVSKELTFAEILLAMKTNISNALEHQDYPFEDLVSRLQITRDFGRNPLFDVMFAFQNANVQRQEAGQVHLNELQIAPYPYKATTSRFDLTLDGEERAGELVFTLEYATDLFKRETVKRFIRYFRTILQEVLKHPAQKMGSIHLLDDQERDQLLHRFNQTAGEYPEHLTVHQIFADRVKEHPHHVAVTFRNQSITYHELDLRVKQAAYALQAQGIGPDQIVALLTTRSVDMIVGILAILQAGGAYLPLDPSLPANRVAYMLEDSRVQVILTNTSVENQGNRVVIDMRSLEIGQGASHSLSLPPVNNNRNLAYCMYTSGTTGLPKGILVEHRSLMNFLSAMLDMLSFGKDEAFLSLTTVSFDIFWLESILPLLAGYRVVIADELQQKDVHALLTLVKQAEISVMQTTPSRLKLLLADSEQAKALSSLRYLLVGGEPLPQALVEQARRIMNSSRIFNLYGPTETTVWSTAQEVTAGPVNIGQPIRNTQVYILNDELLLQPIGVPGLLYIGGHGVVRGYQNNPELTNQRFIENPYRPGERIYCTGDIAKWTEEGTIEYLGRADFQVKIRGYRMELAEIEKQLDTHPAIEKSVVRARQDAQEEQILVAYYTTARAVSGGELREHLQKFLPVYMIPQHFMQLDKLPLMISGKLDVKALPPVTGTLVQPGEARKPQDEVETKLHEIWRKVMRIEDVGVQDGFFEMGGNSIQIMQLVYEINKCFPVSFQFTHFIERQTIERIAGFIKEAIQEEREQELPFIAADPANRHEPFPLTNVQMAYYLGRSSHFELGGVSTHSYLEIATELDIRRLNQCLNILIRRHPALHTVYLPDATQQILREVPEYPICEYDLSGYAEEAKDQRIAKERERMSHHIFNPQVWPLFEIVSFRSSPEESLLCVSFDLLIMDAYSLEILQNELLALYADRSSPLEELSITFRDYIVGYQQMKTTKWYLEDKEYWLHKVDDFPLAPSLPLLIQPQHVKNPYFKRKSKQYSQQHWRQLKQISQNHNLTPSAVLCTVYAEVLANWSNQLEFGLNLTLFNRLPLHSDVDKLIGDFTSLLLLEVRMNPEDSFWEKAGSIQQVLMEALGHRHFDGIDVMREISKRRELGNKALMPIVFTSALFENGENGGEAAEEQGGASDGKQDTGGITQTSQVYLDNQVALIHGTMVINWDYISELFDPALMDAMFEQYLARIEAILHSREEMGFPAVPASDYASIQAYNHTEEPIPSKTLHGLFEEAAHQTPYAAAIEADDASITYKELDERADQVAGCLRSLGVSAGDRVGVIARKEIATFINLLGILKSGAAYVPIDPEYPQERVDYIRNHSQCKLVLETDFYEKTRRGQQPVELQPNAHLPESLAYVIYTSGSTGNPKGVMISHQAACNTVLDINQKFQVDAADRILGISSLCFDLSVYDIFGAFAAGATLVLVKDQKDIGQLAAALSAGKITIWNSVPAIMDRVGAEIRAQGISQKNLDLRLVLLSGDWIPLHLPETVKQLFPAAKLISCGGATEASIWSIYYPIDEVLPQWTSVPYGKPLANQQFYVLNRQLGYCPLEVPGELYIGGRGVANGYLNDPGKTSHSFIHHSELGYIYRTGDYGVLHRDGWMEFLGRKDQQVKVGGYRIELGEVEAQLQRCEGVRHAVVLAADGEEKRLSAYLIPDSHSADQAAFVNEVRARIAKVLPDYMIPYSFAVLEQFPLTANGKIDVQALLKLQPCGNKQTSAYTAPRNEVEERIVNIFKALLEADQVGTLDNFFEMGINSVQIAMINNKLKQEFQKEIPLLTLFEYANIHALAEYLSGNDQNETDEMPQEQLSTRNQGRERMKQRSAKRRGHTDSE; this comes from the coding sequence GTGCAGAATTACAATGGCTTGGAAATTGCCGTAATTGGCCTTGCCGGCCGGTTTCCGGGAGCAAGCACGATTTCAGAATACTGGGACAATCTAAAGAACGGCGTTCATTCGGTCCGGACCTTTAGTGTGCCGGAATTGATTGCCGCCGGAGTAGAGCCGGACTTGGCTGCGAAGGCAGAGTATGTCAAGGCAAAGGGTTATCTGGAAGCAGGCAATTGTTTTGACGCCCGTTTTTTTGACTATACTCCCCTGGAAGCAGAACTGATGGACCCGCAGATGAAAGTGTTCCACGAGTGCATTTGGGCGGCTCTGGAGGATGCCGGCTACGCGGCGGAGGCGGATCAGCAGCTTATCGGGTTGTTCGCGGGGGCATCTCCGAATCATATTTGGGAAGGGCTGATGGGCTTGTCCGGCAAAAGCGGGGTTATAGGGCATTGGGCCGCCTCTCAACTGCTGGATAAGGACTATTTAAGCTTGCGGATCGCGCACAAATTAAATCTCAAAGGCCCAGCCCTGTCGGTCTACACGGCATGTTCCACCTCTCTCGTCGCCGTGCATATGGCAGCGCAGTCGCTGCTGAACGGCGAGTGCGATATCGCCCTGGCGGGCGGGGTCACGGTCACCCTGCCTGAGAAAAGCGGTTATGAATATCAGGAGGGAATGATCTTATCCCCGGACGGGAAATGCCGGGCGTTTGACGCTGATGGAAAGGGAATCGTTGGGGGAGATGGAGTTGGCGCAGTGGTTCTGAAGCGCCTGCAGGATGCCCTTGATGACCGTGACCAGATTTATGCGGTCATCAAAGGTTCCGCAGTGAATAATGATGGTCATCAAAAAACGGGATTTACAGCCCCCAGCACCATCGGACAGGCAGAGGTTATCCGGACAGCGCTCAAGCTGGCTGAAGTATCGCCGGACAGCATTGATTACATCGAATGCCACGGGACAGGGACGCCGCTGGGCGATCCGATTGAATTGGAAGCCTTGGAGCTGGGCTATAACCCGGAGCGAAGACATGCGTGTGCGCTCGGCTCAGTCAAAACGAACATTGGGCATCTGGACAGCGCAGCAGGCATTGCCTCCTTCATCAAAACCGTTCTGGCACTCAAACATACCATGCTCCCTCCATCCCTGCATTTTCAAACGCCGAATCCGGTGTTGAATGTGATTGAAAAGGGCTTCTATATTAATGACCGGCTGACCGAATGGCCCCGCAAAAATGAGCCCTTACGGGCCGGAATCAGCGCGTTCGGCATCGGCGGAACCAACGCCCATATCATTGTCGAGCAAGCACCGACCTTGCCGGAATCCTCTGCCGGGCGGGAGTGGCAGCTGCTTCCCGTATCCGCCAAAACACCGTCGGCTTTGGCGGGGCTCAAAAAGGAGCTGGAGCGGTATTCTAAGGCAGGACAAAGCCGCCTTGAAGATATTGCATATACACTGCAAGTGGGCAGAAAACACTTTCCCGTCCGCGAGTTAGTCCTGGTCAACCGGAAGAGCCACCGGGTTCTTCAATTTGCTGAAATGGCAACAAAGAAGGGCACGGCAGGATGGGAAGGTGCTCCGGTAATTTTTGTGATCCCGGACTTTACGCAGCACGTATGGAGCGGCAGCGAGCTTGTTGAACTTGAGCAATGGTATCAAGAGGAACCTGGAGCCCGCCGCTTCCTGAATCAGGCTCTGGAAATTATGAACCGGCTTGTTCCGGGCAGAGCTGCTTTGAAGCCGGAGGACCTGCGGAAACGTGAGTACAATCCGGTGCTTGCGTTTGGCAGCTATTATGCGGCAGGAAAGCTGTTCATCGAATGGGGATTGCACCCGGAAGCTGTGATAGGGAGGGGAAAAAGCCAATGGCTGGCTGGCTGCCTGTCGGGAGAGCTTTCGCTTGAAGAGGCTGTCCGTTCTTTTCTGTTGAGTCTGGATGATTGCGGAACGGAGCAGCCTGAGGCTGACCGCAGAATTGTCCGGCGGGAGGAGATTTGGCTGGTGTTAGGTGCAGAGGAGGAGGTACAGCCCTTCTTGGACAAGCAGTCTGCTAAGCCCCAAATCATCGCCCTGGACCAGCTGAACACCTACTCCCTTATGGCTGCCGTAGGTTCAATGTGGCTGTACGGCAAGGACATCAAATGGCGGGAATTATATCAATACGAGCAGCGGAACCGTCTCTCCTTGCCCACCTATGCTTTTGACCGCCAAGAGTTCCCGGTAGATACACAGCTGTTCAACCTTAAGCATCTTCTCAATCGTCCTCCATCCGGGAAGGACTGTCCCCCGGCAAGAAGTGACGATATCGGCAAATGGTTGTATGTACCCGCTTGGGAAAGCGCCGCTCTTCCTAACTATGAAGGCCGAATGCTCTCCAGGGATGCAGTCTGGCTCATTTTTTGTGACCCGGCCGGTCTGGGAGCAGCGCTGGACGATCTGCTCAAGCAGCAGCAGATCCGCTGCATTATTGTTGAACATGCAGAGCATTACGGGCAAATTACGGCAGATCACTATAGGGTGAACCCGCTGCGCAGTGAAGAGATGGACCGGCTGTACCGCAGTCTGGATACGGTTCCTGATCACATCTGCTATCTCTGGACGGTTACCTCTCCGATGGAGCCGGAGCTGGCCAATATCGAAATCGGCCAGCAATTGTTTTTGCATCATATTTTGCATCTGGTCCAATTCTTAGGTGCTGCGGCTGTTGCTCAAGAGGTGCACTTGCAGATCGTTTCAAACGGGCTATATTCAATAACGCAAGAAGAAATGCTGTGCTCCATGAAAGGGCTGCTGCTGGGTGCCGGCAAAATTATTCCTTACGAGTATCCGAATATCAAGGTTTGCCATGTGGATTTCCCGCTGGCGGAAGGTGATGCCACGCGGACAAGAGAACAGGCCCGGCAAATGCTCCGGGAGTTCCAGTTTGAGTTTCCGAACAAGCAAGTCGCATATCGCGGGAAAAGCCGGTGGATCGAATCGATTCAAAAACCGCTTTTTTTGGCCAGCCCCGGCAAGGTTTCGCTATTCAAGGAAAATCCCGTCTGTATGATTACAGGGGGGTTGGGAGGAATGGGCTTGGCGCTGGCGGAATATTTAGCCAAGCAGCATACAGCCCGCCTGGTTCTGGTGGGGCGTTCTGCTTTTCCGCCGAAAAGTGAATGGGAGCAGCGGTTGAACCGGCCAGAGGACGCAGAAATAACCCGGATCATTCGAACCCTCCGGTCACTGGAAGCGGCAGGAGCGGTGATCGAGGTGCATAGCGCCGATATCTCTGATTTCAGCGCCATGCAGCAAGTGGTTGCCCAGGCGGAAGCGCGGTTGGGTCCGATTACCGGAGTCCTGCACACGGCTGGCGTTGCGGATTATGCGGGAGTCATTCAAAGACGGACACAAGCGATGACCGACGAGGTGCTGCTGCCCAAGGTTACAGGGACCATCGTTTTGGATACACTTTTCCGCAACCGCAAGCTGGACTTTTTTGTTTTATTTTCATCCATCGGCAACTATATCTACGGCCGCAAGTTCGGACAAGTGGGATACAATGCGGCAAATGAGTTTTTGGATGCCTTTGTACACTACCGCTTACAGCACCGGGAAGGCTTTACAGCCACGATTAACTGGAACGACTGGGCGGAAGCGGGAATGTCCGTGAAAGCGATGGAGAAGAACCGCGGCCTGCACAAGGAGGTCAACGACCTTCAGTTTGAAGCCGAGGCGATCACGACAGAGCAAGGTGTGAACGTGTTCCGGTATATCATGGAGAACCAAATGAACCGGGTGATTGTTTCTGCGCTCGATTTGCCGGCATTGATGGAGGAGAGCAACAACATCAGCGTGGAGGCTATCCTGGAGCAGGAGGCGGCTGTCCATGCTGCGGAAGCTGGAACTGCAGCAGTCGGCAGCAGCACGCTTACGGAAGCTGAGCTGCAGCAGCAGATTGCGGGGATCTGGAGCACAGTCTTGGGGATAACCGCAATCGGCATCGACGAGGATTTCTTCGCATTGGGCGGGGATTCGCTGAAAGCGATCACTATCCTTTCACTGGTCTTCAAAAAGCTTGGCGTCAAGCTCCCGCTCCCTGCCTTTTTCCACAAGCCAACGATCGGTGAAATCACCCGTGTCATCCATGAGGCAAACCGGACGACTTATGCACAGATCAGGCACGCCCCCCAAAAAGAGGGCTATCCGTTAACTCCGGGACAGAAAAGACTCTATTTCCTGAGCCAAATGGAGAAGGAAAATAAACAGTACAACAATATCATCGCGCTGCAAGTAAAGGGGCCTTTGAACTTCGGAAAGTTGGAGGCTTGCCTGAATCAGTTGATCCGCAGGCATGAGAGCTTGCGAACCTGCTTCCGGAGAATCAGCGGGGAATGGGTACAATGCATTGAGGAAGAGGTTCAGCTAACCCTCGATGTTGTGGCAATCCATGGAACGGTCAATGACAAGCACATCGAGGACTGGATACAGTCATTTGATTTGGCTGCAGCGCCGTTATGGAAGATGGGTGTGTTTAAGGAAAGTGAACACCAGCATCTTATTGTGTTTAACATTCATCATATCATCACAGACGGGACTTCCAACGCCATCCTGATCGACGAGTTCACTACCCTGTATCAAAATGACGGGAACCCCGGCGCCTTGCCGCCATTAACGATACAATACAAGGATTACGCGGAGTGGCGGAATGATGGGGCGAACATCAGCAATGAAGCCGCTGAGGCCTATTGGCTGGACACGTTCTCCGGGGAAATCCCGCTGCTTCAATTGCCGGCAGACTTTTCACGTCCGGCATTCAAGACCTACCGGGGGTCCGCGGAGATGTTCAGCATCCCGAAAGAGCAGGTACAGGAAATTAAAGAGCTGGCAGCACAACAGGAAGCAACGCTGTATATGGTGTTGTTTGCGGTTTGGAATATCATGTTGGCTAAGCTGAGCGATCAGGAAGAAATCATTGCAGGCGTGCCCACCTCGGGGAGAAATCACAGCGATATCGAGCGTGTAATCGGCATGTTTGTCAATACCCTTCCGATCAGAAGCCGGGTTTCCAAAGAGCTGACGTTTGCTGAAATCCTGCTGGCCATGAAAACGAATATTTCCAATGCGCTGGAGCACCAGGATTACCCTTTTGAGGATCTTGTCAGCCGGCTTCAGATTACACGTGATTTTGGGCGGAATCCCTTGTTTGATGTGATGTTTGCTTTTCAAAATGCCAACGTACAACGGCAAGAAGCCGGACAGGTCCATCTGAATGAGCTGCAAATAGCGCCTTATCCGTATAAGGCAACCACATCGCGCTTTGATCTGACACTGGACGGCGAAGAGCGGGCCGGCGAGCTTGTTTTCACTTTGGAGTATGCTACGGATTTGTTCAAAAGAGAAACGGTCAAACGCTTTATCCGATATTTCCGTACAATCCTTCAGGAAGTGCTGAAACATCCCGCCCAGAAGATGGGTTCGATTCATCTGCTCGACGATCAAGAGCGGGACCAGCTGCTGCACCGGTTCAATCAGACCGCGGGTGAGTACCCGGAGCACCTGACCGTTCATCAGATCTTTGCGGACAGGGTGAAAGAGCATCCGCACCATGTGGCTGTCACGTTCCGCAATCAGAGCATCACGTATCATGAGCTGGACCTTCGGGTGAAACAAGCGGCATATGCTTTGCAGGCACAAGGAATCGGTCCCGATCAGATCGTTGCACTCCTCACCACGCGGTCGGTTGACATGATCGTCGGAATATTAGCCATATTACAGGCCGGCGGGGCATATTTGCCCCTTGATCCAAGCCTTCCGGCGAATAGAGTCGCTTATATGCTGGAGGACTCCCGGGTTCAAGTTATTTTGACCAACACGTCTGTAGAGAACCAGGGAAATCGTGTCGTCATCGACATGCGCAGCCTGGAGATTGGACAGGGTGCCTCCCACTCCCTTTCATTGCCGCCAGTTAACAACAACCGCAATCTGGCGTATTGCATGTATACTTCGGGAACTACCGGCTTGCCGAAAGGGATTCTGGTTGAGCACCGCTCCTTAATGAATTTTTTATCAGCGATGTTGGACATGCTGTCCTTCGGGAAAGATGAGGCGTTTTTATCTTTAACTACGGTCTCATTTGATATTTTCTGGTTAGAGAGCATCCTGCCTCTGTTAGCCGGATATCGGGTGGTCATTGCCGATGAGCTTCAGCAAAAAGATGTACACGCATTGCTGACCCTGGTAAAACAAGCGGAGATCAGCGTAATGCAAACCACGCCGTCGCGTCTGAAGCTCCTGCTGGCTGATTCAGAGCAGGCGAAAGCGCTAAGCTCCTTGCGTTATTTGCTTGTCGGAGGGGAGCCCTTGCCGCAGGCCCTGGTAGAGCAGGCAAGAAGGATCATGAACAGCAGCCGGATATTTAATCTGTATGGTCCAACGGAAACCACGGTTTGGTCAACGGCACAAGAGGTGACGGCAGGTCCCGTAAATATCGGCCAACCTATCAGGAATACACAAGTTTATATTCTCAATGATGAGCTTCTGCTTCAGCCCATAGGTGTTCCCGGCCTCTTGTATATCGGCGGTCACGGTGTTGTGCGGGGGTATCAGAACAATCCGGAGCTGACGAACCAGAGGTTCATTGAGAATCCGTACCGTCCGGGTGAACGAATCTATTGTACGGGAGATATAGCCAAGTGGACGGAAGAGGGTACGATTGAATATTTGGGAAGAGCAGATTTCCAGGTGAAAATCCGCGGCTACCGCATGGAGCTGGCGGAGATCGAGAAGCAGCTCGATACTCATCCCGCCATTGAAAAGTCTGTGGTCCGTGCCCGGCAGGATGCCCAAGAGGAACAAATACTGGTTGCGTATTATACAACAGCCCGCGCCGTTTCGGGCGGGGAGCTGCGGGAGCATCTGCAGAAGTTTTTGCCGGTGTACATGATTCCGCAGCATTTTATGCAGCTCGATAAGCTTCCCCTCATGATTAGCGGCAAGCTTGATGTGAAGGCGCTGCCGCCTGTAACGGGTACTTTGGTTCAACCGGGCGAAGCACGCAAGCCGCAGGATGAGGTGGAGACGAAGCTTCATGAAATTTGGCGGAAAGTAATGCGTATTGAGGATGTCGGTGTACAGGACGGATTTTTTGAAATGGGCGGAAATTCGATTCAAATCATGCAGCTCGTTTATGAAATCAACAAATGTTTTCCGGTGTCCTTTCAGTTTACTCATTTTATTGAACGGCAAACGATAGAGAGAATAGCGGGTTTCATCAAAGAGGCCATACAAGAGGAGCGGGAGCAGGAATTGCCGTTCATTGCTGCTGATCCTGCCAACCGGCATGAACCGTTTCCATTAACCAATGTGCAAATGGCATATTACCTGGGCAGAAGCAGCCATTTTGAATTGGGCGGTGTTTCGACCCACTCGTATCTGGAGATTGCAACGGAGCTGGACATCCGCCGGTTGAACCAATGCCTGAATATCCTGATTCGAAGACATCCCGCGCTTCACACCGTGTATTTGCCGGATGCCACACAGCAGATTCTGCGGGAAGTGCCGGAATACCCTATTTGTGAATACGATCTGAGCGGATACGCCGAAGAAGCCAAAGACCAGAGAATTGCTAAAGAAAGAGAGCGGATGTCTCATCATATCTTCAATCCGCAGGTATGGCCGCTGTTTGAAATTGTGTCCTTTCGCTCTTCCCCGGAGGAGAGCCTGCTGTGCGTCAGCTTTGATCTGCTGATTATGGATGCTTACAGTCTGGAGATTCTGCAGAATGAGCTCCTGGCGCTGTATGCTGACCGCTCATCGCCACTGGAGGAGCTGTCCATTACCTTCCGGGATTACATTGTAGGCTACCAGCAGATGAAAACCACCAAGTGGTACCTGGAAGACAAGGAGTACTGGCTGCACAAAGTGGACGATTTCCCTTTGGCTCCCAGCCTTCCTCTGCTGATACAACCGCAGCACGTCAAAAATCCCTATTTCAAGCGGAAGTCGAAGCAATATTCGCAGCAGCATTGGCGGCAACTGAAACAAATTTCGCAAAACCATAATTTGACCCCTTCGGCGGTGTTATGCACTGTCTATGCCGAAGTGTTGGCGAATTGGAGCAATCAGCTTGAGTTTGGCTTGAATCTGACGCTGTTTAACCGGCTGCCCTTGCATTCTGACGTAGACAAGCTGATCGGGGACTTCACCTCTCTGTTGTTGTTGGAGGTCCGTATGAATCCCGAAGATTCATTCTGGGAGAAGGCGGGCAGCATTCAGCAGGTGCTGATGGAAGCATTGGGCCATCGTCATTTCGACGGTATTGATGTGATGCGGGAAATCAGCAAAAGGAGAGAGCTGGGGAACAAGGCGCTGATGCCGATCGTGTTCACAAGCGCATTATTTGAGAATGGTGAAAACGGCGGGGAAGCAGCAGAGGAACAAGGCGGTGCCTCTGACGGGAAGCAGGACACTGGCGGAATCACGCAAACATCCCAGGTCTATCTCGATAACCAGGTGGCGCTGATCCATGGGACAATGGTGATTAATTGGGACTATATCAGCGAGCTGTTTGATCCTGCCCTGATGGATGCCATGTTTGAGCAATATCTTGCGCGGATCGAAGCCATTTTGCATTCCCGGGAGGAAATGGGCTTTCCGGCGGTCCCGGCGTCCGACTACGCCAGTATTCAGGCCTATAACCATACCGAAGAGCCGATACCAAGCAAGACCTTGCACGGGCTTTTTGAAGAAGCCGCCCACCAAACTCCATATGCGGCAGCCATTGAAGCCGATGACGCAAGCATTACCTATAAAGAGCTTGATGAGAGAGCGGACCAGGTGGCCGGTTGCCTGCGGAGTCTTGGGGTAAGCGCCGGTGATAGGGTTGGTGTGATTGCCAGGAAGGAAATTGCTACCTTTATTAATCTGTTAGGCATCCTAAAAAGCGGCGCTGCCTATGTGCCGATTGATCCGGAATACCCGCAGGAACGGGTGGACTATATTCGAAACCATAGTCAGTGCAAGCTTGTTCTGGAGACGGATTTTTACGAGAAGACCCGTAGAGGACAGCAGCCGGTGGAGCTGCAGCCTAACGCCCATCTACCGGAAAGCTTGGCTTATGTAATCTATACGTCGGGAAGCACAGGGAATCCCAAAGGCGTTATGATCAGTCACCAGGCTGCATGCAATACGGTGCTGGATATCAATCAGAAGTTCCAGGTGGATGCAGCAGACCGGATATTGGGCATCTCTTCGCTTTGCTTTGATCTCTCTGTTTATGATATTTTTGGAGCATTTGCTGCCGGGGCCACGCTTGTATTGGTGAAAGACCAGAAGGATATCGGGCAGCTTGCCGCTGCCTTGTCAGCCGGAAAGATCACCATCTGGAATTCTGTTCCCGCGATCATGGACCGGGTGGGAGCAGAAATAAGAGCGCAGGGCATATCTCAGAAAAATCTTGATTTACGGCTGGTGCTGCTGAGCGGAGACTGGATTCCCCTTCATTTGCCGGAGACTGTCAAGCAGTTGTTCCCTGCGGCCAAGCTAATCAGTTGTGGAGGTGCAACGGAAGCGTCCATATGGTCCATCTATTATCCAATAGACGAGGTGTTGCCGCAGTGGACAAGCGTTCCCTATGGCAAGCCTTTAGCCAACCAGCAATTCTATGTCCTCAACCGGCAGTTGGGCTATTGCCCGCTTGAAGTGCCCGGCGAGTTGTATATCGGGGGAAGGGGAGTGGCAAACGGCTACCTGAATGATCCCGGAAAGACCAGCCATTCCTTTATTCATCATTCCGAATTGGGGTACATTTATCGAACCGGCGACTACGGAGTATTGCATCGGGATGGCTGGATGGAGTTCCTGGGCAGGAAGGACCAGCAGGTGAAAGTGGGCGGCTACCGCATCGAGTTGGGCGAAGTGGAGGCGCAGCTGCAGCGTTGTGAAGGGGTCCGGCATGCGGTTGTGCTGGCAGCAGACGGGGAAGAAAAGCGGTTGAGCGCCTATCTGATTCCAGACAGCCATTCAGCAGACCAGGCAGCATTCGTCAATGAAGTCAGAGCGCGTATAGCCAAGGTTCTGCCCGATTATATGATCCCGTATTCTTTTGCCGTGCTGGAGCAATTTCCTCTGACTGCGAACGGGAAAATAGATGTACAAGCGCTGCTGAAGCTGCAGCCCTGCGGCAATAAGCAGACCTCAGCCTATACGGCTCCGCGCAACGAGGTTGAAGAGCGCATCGTAAACATCTTTAAGGCGCTTCTGGAAGCGGACCAGGTGGGTACACTGGACAATTTCTTTGAGATGGGCATCAACTCCGTCCAGATCGCAATGATTAACAATAAGCTGAAGCAGGAATTCCAGAAGGAGATTCCTCTCCTCACTCTGTTTGAATACGCAAATATTCACGCGCTGGCCGAGTATTTATCCGGGAATGACCAGAATGAGACGGATGAAATGCCGCAGGAACAACTATCCACGCGGAATCAAGGGAGAGAGCGGATGAAACAACGAAGCGCCAAAAGAAGGGGGCATACGGACAGTGAATAA